The Moorella glycerini genomic interval CTGGCGCGCTTCACTGATGCGGCGGCGGTCAGCGGCTGGGCGCAGCAGGCTGTGGCGGCGGCTGTCAAGTCCGGCATCGTGGCCGGCCGCACGGCGAATACCATCGTCCCGCAGGCCAGCGCCACCCGGGCGGAAGCCATCGTCATGCTGAAGCGCCTCCTGGTGAACACCGGTGCTATTTGAAAAGAGCTACTACCAATTTGGGACTCCGCGCGGGCGGGGTCCCAAATTTTTTTGGGCCAGGATAATGTTGGCAGGAAATAAGCAGCATATGGCGAATAATGTTATTTATGGGAGGAAATTTATCAATTCATGCCGGGTATTGTAACTAAAACAGCTAAAACCGCAAAACGGGTAGAAAGCCGCCCTTTGCTCTACTTAAACCTGCGGGTTTTTATCTGGCCGGGCCTGGCCTTGATCCTGATGATCTCGCCGCTCCTGCGCGGTCTTTTCTTCCGCCCGGAGCGTTTGCTGATGGAAATGGTGGTAGCGGTAGTATTTGCCCTGTGGGTGGCCGACAGGGTGATTACCCGCAGCCGGGCTCTAAATTGGGAAGCAATGGACACGGCGGCCCTGGTATTCCTGGTGACATATATTCTCTCTTTATCCGGCGCCGTGAGCCGGCCCGATGCTGTAGGCGGCCTCCTGGAAGTATTGATGTATTTCCTGCTCTACCTCATGCTCTCCCGCCTGGCTGCCGGGCGCTGCCTTACCCGTGCCCTGGCCTTCATTTACTGGGCCGGTGTCGCCGTCGCCGCCGTCAGCCTGGGCGCCGCTACCGGATATATCCATTTTCCCGGGGCCGTCGTCAACAATGCCCTGTATTCTACTTTCCAGTATAAAAATACCGGCGCGGCCTACCTGCTGGCCACGGGCGTTATCGGCCTTATTCTCCAGGGCAGGCGCTGGCGTTTGGCCGACCTGGTTATTTATGGTCTAGGTTATTACCTGGGCGCGGTGGTCATCCTGGGCAGCCAGTCGCGGGGCGGGTGGGTTCTCTTCCCCCTGATCCACCTGGCACTGCTCCTTCTCCTACCCCGGGCCTACCGCAACCGCTGCCTTTACGCCTTGATGGTGAACCTGGGGGCGGCCCTGGTCATCAGCCGCCGCTTCTTACCGGCCGTCCTGGCCGGGCAGCAGGTCTACGCCATGAAGCTGCTCCTGGCCGGTGTCCTGGCCGTAATTGTCGTCCATGCAATTGTTTACAGCGCGTCAAATTACCTGGCCGGGCGGGCCGAAGCAAGGGTGCGCCGCTTCCTGGCCCTGGGTGCCATGATCTACCTTGGCCTGGCTGTAGCCGCTTATACATATTACGCTGCCCAGGCCTTCCCGCAGGCGGCCCAGGGTTTTGTCCCCGGGCAGGTGGCGGCGCGGGCCGGTACCATCAGCGGTTATGAACCCAGCTTCCAGCAGCGATTACAGTATTACCGCGACGCTTTAAAAATCATCAAAGACCATCCCCTGACAGGTACGGGCGGCGGTGGCTGGAACGCCCTTTACCACCGCTACCAGCCCTACCAGTACTTTACTACCGAAGTACATAACCATTTTCTCCAGGTCGGCGTGGAAGCGGGCCTCCCGGGCCTGGGCGCCTTCCTGGCCCTGTTTGTGACCATGTTTGGCCGCCTTTATCGCCTCTACCGGGAGCGGGATGAGGACGCCGGGGAAGAGGCCGGCGACCCCTGGCCCGCTACCTGGGGCGCCGGTACGGCGGCCCTGGCCCTGGCCGCCCACGGCTTTTTTGACTTCGACCTCTCCCTGCCGGCGGTAGCCCTGACCCTGTGGGCTACCCTGGCCCTGGTGCGGGCGTCCACCCCGGCTGCCGGGGCAGGGGTTAACGGATGGGAAGGGGGCCGCGGGACAGAGCCGCCCGGGGAGCGGGGTCCTGGCTGGAAGGAAAGACACGGCTCCTGGCGGCGGCATCCGGGAGAGTACCTGTCGACCCTGAACAGGCGCTTGGATAAATTGCTGGCGCGGCCGGTAGTTTCTTCCCTGGCCGGTATAATCATAGCAGCAGCCCTCTTTATACCGGCAAATGCCTTTTACCGCGCCGGGGTTACCGGCGCTGACGCCGCCCGCGCCATGCAGGCCGGCGATCTCGACCGGGCCAGAGTCCTCTACGAGCAGGCCCACAGGCTGGATCCTTTCCTGGCCTCTTATCTGGCCGACCTGGCCCAGGTAAATACAGCCCTGGGGCTCAGCCGCAATGACGAGGCGCTGCAGGCCGCGGCGCGCAGCCAGGCTGCTTTAGCGGCCCGCCGCGAGCCTTATAACCCCCGCATTCGCGCCACCCTGGCCCAGGTTTACTTTCTCCAGGGTTATATAAATGAGGCCGTGGCGGAGGCGGAAGCCGTTATCGCGGCTAATCCCTGGGATATCGGGGCTTACGAAGGCCTGGGGCAAATGTACCTGGGAGCGGCCGGCTACCTGGAACGCTTTGGCTTGCAAAAAGAAGCCCTGCCGTACCTGGCAAAGGCGCGGGAACTACCGGCCAGGGTTGCTGCCAGGGAGCAAAAAATCGTATCCGGCCCTTACCCGTGGCAAGGCCCCAGATTCACTGTGACCCCGGCCTTGCATTTTATCAGTGGGCAAGCGTTATACCTCCTGGGCGATTGGGAGGGGGCGGTAACAGCCCTCCGGTCAGCCTGGCAGGATGGGGGCTTGAGGGAAAAGGCGGCGCCCTGGCTGGCGGCCGCCCTGGCCAGGAGCGGCGCCCCCAACCAGGCAGAAAAAATTATGCAAGATTACCCTGCCGCCAGGGAGGAATACCAGAAGCTGCAGGAAAGGAAGGGATAGCCCCATGGCGAAAATTCCGGCACCGGCCGGGGAAGACATGCTTGCCGAAATCGACCTGCGCCAGTACCTGAAAGTTTTGCATAAATGGGGTCCTTGATTACCGGCTTGACCATCGTGGCGATAT includes:
- a CDS encoding O-antigen ligase family protein, producing the protein MPGIVTKTAKTAKRVESRPLLYLNLRVFIWPGLALILMISPLLRGLFFRPERLLMEMVVAVVFALWVADRVITRSRALNWEAMDTAALVFLVTYILSLSGAVSRPDAVGGLLEVLMYFLLYLMLSRLAAGRCLTRALAFIYWAGVAVAAVSLGAATGYIHFPGAVVNNALYSTFQYKNTGAAYLLATGVIGLILQGRRWRLADLVIYGLGYYLGAVVILGSQSRGGWVLFPLIHLALLLLLPRAYRNRCLYALMVNLGAALVISRRFLPAVLAGQQVYAMKLLLAGVLAVIVVHAIVYSASNYLAGRAEARVRRFLALGAMIYLGLAVAAYTYYAAQAFPQAAQGFVPGQVAARAGTISGYEPSFQQRLQYYRDALKIIKDHPLTGTGGGGWNALYHRYQPYQYFTTEVHNHFLQVGVEAGLPGLGAFLALFVTMFGRLYRLYRERDEDAGEEAGDPWPATWGAGTAALALAAHGFFDFDLSLPAVALTLWATLALVRASTPAAGAGVNGWEGGRGTEPPGERGPGWKERHGSWRRHPGEYLSTLNRRLDKLLARPVVSSLAGIIIAAALFIPANAFYRAGVTGADAARAMQAGDLDRARVLYEQAHRLDPFLASYLADLAQVNTALGLSRNDEALQAAARSQAALAARREPYNPRIRATLAQVYFLQGYINEAVAEAEAVIAANPWDIGAYEGLGQMYLGAAGYLERFGLQKEALPYLAKARELPARVAAREQKIVSGPYPWQGPRFTVTPALHFISGQALYLLGDWEGAVTALRSAWQDGGLREKAAPWLAAALARSGAPNQAEKIMQDYPAAREEYQKLQERKG